In a genomic window of Cytobacillus sp. FSL H8-0458:
- a CDS encoding trimeric intracellular cation channel family protein, translating to MVWDVLNVIGTIAFAMSGAVVALEVKYDIMGAYVLGLITAFGGGAIRNLLTGIPIIELWQQTTLFIVALITISIVILLPGSIVQLLTKWSIFDSIGLSAFAVQGAIYAQSIDLPLFAVMFSAAITGAGGGMIRDVLAQRKPIVLRDEVYLLWAIFAGFIIGLDWLSKSYHFYILFTVTLMLRGISHHYSWRLPIKSIQKQ from the coding sequence ATGGTTTGGGATGTATTGAACGTGATTGGAACCATTGCATTTGCAATGAGCGGGGCAGTGGTTGCACTGGAAGTAAAATACGACATTATGGGCGCCTATGTTTTGGGATTGATTACCGCATTTGGCGGCGGGGCTATCAGAAATCTTCTTACCGGTATTCCGATCATAGAATTATGGCAGCAAACGACTCTTTTTATCGTTGCCCTTATTACCATCAGCATCGTTATCCTATTGCCAGGCAGCATAGTTCAGCTTTTGACGAAATGGAGCATCTTTGATTCAATTGGCTTATCAGCGTTTGCTGTTCAGGGAGCTATATATGCACAATCAATTGATTTACCCTTATTTGCTGTTATGTTTTCAGCTGCCATAACCGGTGCCGGCGGAGGAATGATCCGCGATGTGCTGGCTCAGCGAAAGCCCATTGTTTTACGTGATGAAGTATATCTTTTATGGGCCATCTTTGCCGGGTTTATCATAGGCCTTGATTGGTTATCCAAGTCTTATCATTTCTATATCCTTTTTACTGTTACTTTAATGCTGCGAGGAATTTCGCATCATTACAGCTGGAGATTGCCTATTAAATCGATTCAAAAACAATAA
- the bla gene encoding class A beta-lactamase encodes MLIAVRLFSLVLLLSLTGCANGNHQSDASAAENSKKTFVNTNQKFKHLEKEFDARLGVYAYDTGTKKTITYKSDERFAYASTFKPIAAAILLNRKSLKEMDEVITYTSDDLVTYSPVTEKHVKTGMTLRELCEAAIRFSDNTAGNLMLEELGGPEGFEAALKEMGDTVSKPERFETDLNEAEPGDIRDTSTPEALAKSLQKVLIGEFLPEEKRNILTDWMRGNATGDPLIRAGVPSGWEVADKSGAAGFGTRNDIAIVWPPNREPIIMTILSSRDSKDAEYDNALIAEAAEMTIKALD; translated from the coding sequence ATGTTAATAGCAGTCCGGCTATTCAGTTTGGTTCTGCTCCTTTCCCTGACTGGCTGTGCAAATGGCAATCATCAATCGGATGCCAGTGCAGCGGAAAACTCCAAAAAAACTTTTGTGAATACAAACCAAAAATTCAAACATCTGGAGAAGGAGTTTGACGCGCGGCTTGGCGTGTATGCATATGACACAGGAACGAAAAAGACTATTACTTACAAATCTGATGAAAGGTTTGCTTATGCATCTACATTCAAGCCGATAGCAGCTGCTATATTACTGAATAGAAAATCATTGAAAGAGATGGATGAAGTCATTACATACACAAGTGATGACCTGGTCACATATTCTCCTGTTACAGAAAAACATGTAAAGACTGGAATGACTTTAAGGGAACTCTGTGAAGCGGCAATCCGGTTTAGCGACAATACAGCAGGCAACTTAATGTTAGAGGAATTAGGAGGGCCTGAAGGATTCGAAGCAGCTTTGAAAGAAATGGGGGATACTGTCTCAAAGCCTGAGCGCTTCGAGACAGATTTGAATGAGGCTGAGCCAGGGGATATCCGGGATACAAGTACACCTGAAGCACTTGCAAAAAGCCTTCAGAAAGTCTTAATTGGCGAATTTCTGCCTGAAGAAAAGCGGAACATTTTAACCGATTGGATGCGGGGTAACGCTACTGGAGATCCATTAATCCGTGCTGGTGTGCCAAGCGGCTGGGAGGTAGCTGATAAAAGCGGTGCAGCAGGCTTCGGAACACGTAATGACATTGCGATTGTGTGGCCGCCGAACAGAGAGCCGATTATCATGACGATCCTGTCCAGCCGGGATTCAAAGGATGCTGAATATGATAACGCTCTGATTGCAGAGGCAGCGGAGATGACAATAAAGGCTTTGGATTAA
- a CDS encoding HAD family hydrolase has translation MDLKYKCLILDHDDTGVKSTPGIHFPSFAEALKDLRPNDKPISFDDFVRYCYHPGFTALCKDIIKFTEEEQNHQQMVWKKYTESTVPDFYELFAETVQEFKKQGGIVTVVSHSEASRIERDYSIHCGFVPDAIFGWDLPEHQRKPHPYPIKEILRRYELQETDALMLDDLKPGLEMARSCNVDFAAAGWSHSIPEIKEQMKLESKYYFETVDEFNKFIFK, from the coding sequence ATGGATTTAAAATATAAATGTTTAATCTTAGATCATGATGATACAGGGGTAAAAAGCACACCTGGTATACACTTTCCATCATTTGCAGAGGCTCTTAAAGACTTGCGGCCAAATGATAAACCTATTTCTTTTGATGATTTCGTCAGATATTGTTATCATCCGGGATTTACTGCATTATGTAAGGATATTATTAAATTTACAGAAGAGGAACAAAATCACCAGCAGATGGTATGGAAAAAATATACCGAGTCAACTGTACCTGACTTCTATGAGCTGTTTGCTGAGACCGTTCAAGAATTTAAAAAGCAAGGTGGAATTGTGACGGTTGTTTCTCATTCTGAGGCAAGCAGAATTGAAAGAGATTATTCCATACATTGTGGATTTGTGCCAGATGCCATCTTTGGCTGGGATCTTCCTGAGCATCAAAGAAAACCGCATCCATATCCAATTAAAGAAATTTTAAGGCGCTATGAACTTCAAGAGACCGATGCATTAATGCTCGATGACCTGAAGCCCGGATTGGAAATGGCCAGAAGCTGCAATGTAGATTTTGCGGCTGCCGGATGGTCTCACAGTATCCCTGAAATAAAGGAACAAATGAAATTAGAATCAAAGTATTATTTTGAAACAGTAGACGAATTTAATAAATTTATTTTTAAATAA
- a CDS encoding DNA alkylation repair protein encodes MDLQTVMQELEALGRERTKKMYISNGAHEPLFGAATGAMKPIAKKIKRNQSLAEELYATGNYDAMYFAGVIADPQVMTETDFDRWMDAAYFYMLSDYVVAVTLAEADIAQEVADKWIESGEELRMSGGWSCYCWLLGNRQDAEFSEEKLAKMLDKVKDTIHDSPERTKSAMNNFVYTVGVSFLPLHEKAVEIAKTIGPVEMKRDKKKSSFLNASENIQKEVDKGRIGFKRKYVRC; translated from the coding sequence ATGGATTTGCAGACGGTTATGCAGGAGCTTGAGGCTCTCGGCAGGGAACGGACCAAGAAAATGTACATATCAAACGGAGCGCACGAGCCGCTTTTTGGCGCTGCAACTGGTGCAATGAAGCCAATCGCCAAAAAAATAAAAAGAAATCAGTCTTTGGCAGAGGAGCTATACGCCACAGGGAACTACGATGCCATGTACTTTGCAGGTGTCATTGCAGATCCTCAGGTCATGACCGAAACGGATTTTGACCGCTGGATGGATGCTGCTTATTTCTACATGCTGTCCGATTATGTGGTGGCTGTTACATTAGCTGAAGCAGATATTGCACAGGAAGTTGCCGATAAATGGATCGAGAGCGGGGAAGAGCTGCGTATGTCAGGGGGCTGGAGCTGCTATTGCTGGCTTTTGGGGAATCGGCAGGACGCTGAATTTTCAGAAGAGAAGCTGGCCAAAATGCTTGATAAAGTGAAAGACACCATCCACGATTCTCCGGAGCGTACGAAATCCGCTATGAATAATTTTGTCTATACAGTGGGTGTTTCGTTTTTGCCGCTCCATGAAAAGGCGGTTGAGATTGCAAAAACCATTGGGCCGGTCGAAATGAAACGGGACAAGAAAAAAAGCAGTTTCCTGAACGCCTCAGAAAATATCCAAAAGGAAGTGGACAAAGGAAGGATTGGCTTTAAACGGAAATATGTAAGATGCTAA
- a CDS encoding YkvI family membrane protein has protein sequence MKDILKIGSAFIGVIVGAGFASGQEVLQYFTSFGIMGIFAAIVAAALFAYVGMILVWLGSSMKTSSHKHVIYKISGRYLGLIIDYILIFTLFGVGVVMIAGAGSNLNQQFGVPVIIGTSVMTILVLLTGMLKVDRVVAIIGGITPFLILFVIITSIYSFINADGSFHALNGVAKQTPTTLPNWFISAINYVSFNTAVGASMAIVMGGAENKRKTAALGGLVGGFGLGVLILLSHLAIFSKIESVGSMDMPMLAIVNDISPALGTIMSVVLFAMIFNTAISMFFSFVARFSKVDTTHFKRLFAGTMIVAFAASFIGFTDLVSYFYPLIGYLGLVLIAVLFYAPLRMKRVKEEGDGDGEEYPKKIVNS, from the coding sequence ATGAAAGACATTTTAAAAATTGGAAGCGCTTTTATTGGTGTAATTGTTGGTGCTGGATTTGCATCGGGGCAGGAAGTTCTTCAGTATTTTACCAGTTTTGGAATAATGGGTATTTTTGCTGCTATTGTTGCAGCCGCTTTATTTGCTTATGTCGGCATGATATTGGTATGGTTAGGGAGCAGCATGAAAACTTCCTCACATAAACATGTGATTTATAAGATAAGCGGCCGATATCTAGGTTTAATTATTGATTATATCCTTATTTTTACATTGTTTGGTGTAGGTGTAGTCATGATAGCAGGTGCAGGGTCAAACTTAAATCAACAATTTGGAGTGCCTGTCATAATTGGAACTAGTGTTATGACGATTCTTGTTTTATTAACGGGAATGTTAAAGGTTGACCGTGTTGTTGCTATCATCGGTGGGATTACCCCATTTCTAATCCTTTTTGTCATCATCACATCTATCTATAGTTTTATAAATGCTGATGGGTCATTCCACGCTTTGAATGGTGTGGCCAAGCAGACTCCGACAACTCTGCCAAACTGGTTTATTTCTGCTATCAATTATGTGTCCTTTAACACGGCAGTAGGTGCTTCAATGGCAATCGTGATGGGGGGAGCTGAAAATAAACGTAAAACGGCCGCGTTAGGTGGATTAGTTGGAGGTTTTGGGCTCGGTGTTCTTATTCTGCTTAGCCATCTGGCTATTTTCTCTAAGATTGAAAGTGTTGGCAGTATGGATATGCCAATGCTAGCAATTGTTAATGATATTTCACCTGCATTGGGCACGATCATGTCGGTTGTTCTCTTTGCAATGATCTTCAATACAGCTATAAGCATGTTTTTCTCTTTTGTGGCCCGGTTTTCCAAGGTTGATACCACACATTTTAAAAGGTTATTCGCAGGAACCATGATTGTAGCATTTGCAGCAAGCTTCATAGGTTTTACTGATCTTGTCAGCTACTTCTACCCGCTGATAGGTTATCTTGGATTGGTCCTGATTGCTGTATTATTTTACGCTCCACTTAGAATGAAAAGGGTTAAAGAAGAAGGAGACGGAGATGGTGAAGAATATCCTAAAAAAATTGTGAACAGCTAG
- a CDS encoding sugar O-acetyltransferase, with amino-acid sequence MKTEKEKMLAGEMYDPADPVLLKEREEARRKVRMYNQTLETEGEKRTKLLKELLGSTGENVYMEPNIRFDYGYNTHVGENFFANFDCTILDVCEVRFGDNCMLAPGVHIYTATHPLHPAERNSGREYAKPIIFGNNVWIGGSAVINPGVTVGDNAVIASGAVVTKDVPDNVVVGGNPAKIIKQIEL; translated from the coding sequence ATGAAAACAGAAAAAGAAAAAATGCTGGCCGGAGAAATGTATGATCCTGCCGATCCGGTATTATTAAAGGAACGCGAGGAAGCAAGACGAAAGGTCAGAATGTACAATCAGACTCTGGAGACAGAAGGAGAAAAGAGGACAAAGTTATTAAAGGAGTTACTTGGGTCTACCGGAGAAAACGTATATATGGAGCCCAATATCAGATTTGATTACGGCTATAATACTCATGTAGGTGAAAACTTTTTTGCGAACTTTGACTGTACCATCCTGGATGTCTGTGAAGTGCGTTTTGGAGATAATTGCATGCTTGCTCCCGGCGTACATATCTATACGGCAACGCATCCGCTTCATCCTGCTGAACGCAATTCAGGCAGAGAATATGCAAAGCCGATCATTTTTGGAAACAATGTATGGATTGGCGGAAGTGCCGTAATTAACCCTGGTGTAACAGTTGGGGACAATGCTGTGATCGCTTCTGGTGCAGTTGTTACGAAAGATGTGCCTGATAATGTGGTAGTTGGCGGAAATCCAGCTAAAATAATTAAACAAATTGAGCTTTGA
- a CDS encoding glycerophosphodiester phosphodiesterase — translation MNKKLLIGTGVAFSLLFSPISQAFAAEPATGERKQVDNIAHRGATGYAPENTVAGFDLAVDMKADYIEIDVQRSKDGELVVIHDTTVDRTTDGTGKVRDLTFDYLRSLDAGSWKGEQFAGEPIPTFEEILDRYHGKVGILIELKAPELYPGIEEQVADALKERNLDKPQNEKIIIQSFNFDSMKTMDQLLPKVPIGVLTSNRADTTAEALQEFSAYADWFNPSYGIVTEELVNQVHSLDMQIGSWTVRSQEAADFLFEMEVDAIITDYPDYVDPRN, via the coding sequence ATGAACAAAAAATTATTAATTGGTACAGGGGTGGCTTTTTCTCTGCTATTCAGCCCAATCAGCCAGGCGTTCGCAGCAGAACCGGCAACTGGTGAAAGGAAACAAGTGGATAATATAGCGCACCGCGGTGCCACAGGGTATGCACCGGAGAATACGGTAGCCGGCTTTGATCTGGCTGTTGATATGAAAGCCGATTATATCGAAATTGATGTTCAAAGAAGCAAAGATGGTGAATTAGTGGTAATTCATGATACAACTGTGGATCGTACAACAGATGGAACGGGAAAAGTGAGGGATTTAACGTTTGACTATTTAAGAAGTCTTGATGCCGGCAGCTGGAAAGGAGAACAATTTGCGGGGGAACCGATCCCGACATTTGAAGAGATTCTGGATCGCTACCATGGTAAGGTTGGAATATTAATAGAATTGAAGGCCCCAGAGCTTTATCCCGGCATTGAAGAACAAGTGGCAGATGCTTTAAAAGAACGAAATCTTGATAAGCCGCAAAATGAAAAAATCATTATCCAGTCTTTTAACTTCGACTCTATGAAAACAATGGATCAGCTTCTTCCTAAAGTGCCCATTGGTGTATTGACCTCTAACCGAGCTGATACTACAGCGGAAGCTTTACAGGAATTTTCAGCTTATGCAGATTGGTTCAATCCAAGCTATGGAATTGTCACAGAAGAATTAGTGAATCAGGTTCACTCTCTTGACATGCAAATTGGGTCATGGACAGTGCGCAGCCAGGAAGCCGCCGACTTCCTGTTCGAAATGGAAGTTGACGCCATCATTACCGATTATCCGGATTATGTTGATCCTAGAAACTAA
- the blaI gene encoding penicillinase repressor BlaI, giving the protein MTDRIPSISESEWEVMTVLWHGSPKTANEVILSLQKRTDWKPKTIRTLLDRLVQKNVVGVNKNQRIYTFFPLYSQDECQRAEAQSFIKRIYGGTVKSMLVQFIQEDSLSDEEINELRTILAKKKKKDR; this is encoded by the coding sequence GTGACTGACAGGATTCCCAGCATTTCAGAATCCGAGTGGGAAGTCATGACAGTTCTGTGGCACGGATCACCCAAAACGGCTAATGAAGTCATTCTATCCCTGCAAAAGCGCACAGACTGGAAACCCAAAACAATCCGAACTCTTCTGGACAGGCTTGTCCAGAAGAATGTAGTTGGCGTAAATAAAAATCAGAGAATCTATACCTTTTTCCCGTTATATTCACAGGATGAATGCCAGCGGGCAGAAGCTCAATCCTTTATCAAACGGATCTATGGCGGAACGGTGAAATCCATGCTAGTCCAATTCATCCAGGAAGACTCCCTGTCTGATGAGGAAATTAACGAACTCCGGACGATTTTGGCAAAGAAAAAAAAGAAGGATAGATAA
- a CDS encoding Type 1 glutamine amidotransferase-like domain-containing protein, which yields MRQIIALGGGGFSMEPENPLLDEYILRQSGKENPKVCYVPTATGDSEVCIKWFYDFFEKQKCQPSHLSLFKPPARDIEGFILEKDIIYVGGGNTKNLLALWKEWGLDMILRKAWNQGIVLAGISAGSICWFEEGVTDSYGDKLEPLTCLGFLKGSNCPHYDGEEERRPAYHELLASEKLKPGIAADDGVAIHFIEEEVSRIVSSRPNARAYKVYFDKEVKEVELKTEYLGS from the coding sequence ATGAGGCAAATTATTGCATTAGGAGGAGGCGGGTTCTCCATGGAGCCGGAGAATCCATTATTAGATGAATACATTTTACGTCAGTCAGGTAAAGAAAATCCTAAAGTCTGCTATGTGCCTACTGCAACAGGGGATTCCGAGGTTTGCATTAAATGGTTTTATGACTTTTTTGAAAAACAGAAGTGCCAGCCCTCTCATTTATCATTATTTAAACCGCCAGCAAGAGATATAGAGGGTTTTATATTGGAAAAAGACATCATCTATGTTGGGGGCGGAAATACGAAGAATTTATTGGCTTTATGGAAAGAATGGGGGTTAGATATGATTTTAAGAAAGGCATGGAATCAAGGGATCGTATTAGCCGGCATCAGCGCGGGCTCTATTTGCTGGTTTGAAGAAGGGGTTACGGATTCTTATGGCGATAAACTGGAGCCTTTAACATGCCTGGGCTTTTTAAAAGGAAGCAATTGCCCTCATTATGACGGGGAAGAGGAAAGAAGGCCTGCCTATCATGAGCTTTTGGCTTCTGAAAAACTAAAGCCTGGAATTGCAGCGGATGACGGAGTGGCTATCCACTTTATTGAGGAGGAGGTCAGCCGAATCGTAAGCTCAAGGCCGAATGCCAGGGCCTATAAGGTCTATTTTGATAAAGAAGTAAAAGAGGTTGAACTGAAAACAGAATACTTGGGTTCTTGA
- a CDS encoding BlaR1 family beta-lactam sensor/signal transducer: protein MITSSQFLSVFLECLLVSSFTIGGILLLKKLFKKHLTAQAHYNLWFLLLLALPLPLIPLQFMPFADSLSFWNSKSSLQSQTAPSPEIPLRQNNWMEDITVSVERYDLTLLNNALFYIWISGVAILTVFTLIAKLKINKIKKHTNSLKNNGILSLFEHCKHKLGISGGIIVGESSLVKTPMTFGLFKTYVVLPLHFDQWLSEKDIEYIFLHELTHYKNKDIAVNYLMVILQILYWFNPLVWIAFRRMRLDREIACDAAVLSSLDEQAYMEYGNSIIHFAHKSSRAVTVDLANHLNGSKKQIKTRIEKIASFKSESKLLRWKSAAILIFAGIFIAFQAPFISVLAHEDSSYKFKDENIIYEDLGDYFEGYDGSFVLYDKEADRYHIHNKNQSTFRISPNSTYKIYSALLGLESGTITVENSSAKWNGLKYPIESWNADQDLTSAMKNSVTWYFQMLDQQVQPGTIQTFLDRIRYGNRDLSGGIDEYWLESSLKISPVEQVQLLKRFYANQFGFKEKNIQTVKDSIKLERKEGALLSGKTGTGTVNGKNINGWFIGYVESGQDTYFFATNIQNEANSNGSRAAEITLSILKQKDIY from the coding sequence ATGATAACAAGCTCACAGTTCTTATCTGTTTTTTTGGAATGTCTGCTGGTGTCTTCTTTTACAATCGGAGGCATTCTTCTGTTAAAAAAACTTTTTAAGAAACATTTAACAGCACAAGCTCACTATAATCTTTGGTTTCTATTATTGCTTGCTCTGCCACTGCCTCTTATTCCATTACAATTCATGCCGTTTGCGGATTCATTATCCTTTTGGAATAGCAAGAGCAGCCTTCAATCCCAAACTGCGCCATCTCCAGAGATTCCTTTAAGGCAAAATAATTGGATGGAGGACATAACCGTTTCGGTAGAACGCTATGATTTAACATTATTAAATAATGCTTTATTCTATATTTGGATTTCCGGAGTGGCTATTTTAACTGTATTTACGCTGATCGCAAAGCTTAAGATCAATAAAATAAAGAAACACACAAACAGCCTGAAAAATAACGGGATTTTATCATTATTCGAACACTGCAAACACAAACTGGGGATTTCTGGAGGTATTATTGTTGGAGAGTCATCACTCGTTAAAACCCCAATGACGTTTGGACTTTTTAAGACTTATGTGGTGCTTCCCCTCCATTTTGACCAGTGGCTTTCTGAAAAGGATATAGAATATATCTTTTTACATGAACTTACCCACTATAAAAATAAAGATATAGCAGTAAATTATTTAATGGTGATTCTTCAAATTTTATATTGGTTTAATCCTCTAGTTTGGATTGCTTTTAGGAGAATGAGGCTTGATCGTGAAATCGCCTGTGATGCTGCAGTTTTAAGTTCTCTGGATGAGCAGGCTTATATGGAGTATGGAAACAGCATTATTCATTTTGCCCATAAATCCTCAAGGGCAGTGACAGTCGATTTGGCAAACCATTTAAACGGGTCAAAGAAACAGATCAAAACGAGAATCGAAAAAATTGCCAGTTTTAAGTCGGAATCAAAACTGCTGAGATGGAAAAGTGCGGCTATACTCATTTTTGCGGGGATATTTATTGCATTTCAGGCTCCATTTATCTCTGTACTCGCTCATGAAGACAGCAGCTATAAATTTAAGGATGAAAACATTATATATGAGGATTTAGGTGATTATTTTGAAGGATATGATGGAAGCTTTGTGTTGTATGATAAAGAGGCAGACCGCTATCATATTCATAATAAAAATCAAAGCACATTCAGGATTTCGCCAAATTCCACTTATAAGATTTACAGTGCTCTGCTTGGTTTAGAGTCAGGCACCATAACGGTTGAAAATTCGTCTGCCAAATGGAACGGACTTAAGTATCCTATAGAGTCCTGGAATGCGGATCAGGATTTAACTTCGGCCATGAAAAATTCCGTTACATGGTATTTTCAGATGTTAGACCAGCAGGTGCAGCCCGGTACGATTCAAACTTTTTTAGACCGAATCAGGTATGGGAATCGCGATCTATCTGGTGGAATAGATGAATATTGGCTGGAATCTTCCCTTAAAATTTCTCCAGTGGAACAAGTTCAGCTGCTTAAAAGGTTTTATGCAAATCAATTTGGATTTAAAGAAAAGAATATCCAAACGGTGAAAGATTCCATTAAACTAGAAAGAAAAGAGGGAGCCCTCCTTTCTGGTAAAACAGGTACAGGCACTGTAAATGGAAAAAACATCAATGGATGGTTCATCGGGTATGTGGAATCAGGGCAGGACACATACTTTTTTGCAACAAATATACAGAATGAAGCTAACTCTAATGGAAGTAGGGCAGCTGAAATTACATTATCCATTTTGAAACAAAAAGACATATATTAA
- a CDS encoding amidohydrolase gives MIDQLMKMLEEREEEMIGIRRYLHQNPELSFKEEKTAAYIADFYRGKDVDLITNAGNGYGIVVTIEGGKPGKTVALRADFDALPIKEELDVPFKSKKEGIMHACGHDAHTAYLMVLADCLIQLKDKIHGTIKIIHQHAEEEPPGGAKSIVEEGFLDDVHAIFGIHVLPIAPAGTVGYHSGYSFNGRAYFKLRVQASGGHGSSPHKANDAIVAGAYFVTAIQTVVSRRVDPFHAGVVTIGSFDGKGSFNVIKDHIEIEGDVRYSNDETKDVMNREIHRIVNGLEELFGVSCELTYEPDYPPLYNDPELTRFVAGTLASAGDKDIMEVKEFPKMAPSDDFSYYLEKVPGCYFYIGCTPKGTEEPYFNHHPKFDIDEGSLLVAAKSVGYVVCNYFKFNETKSSR, from the coding sequence ATGATTGATCAATTAATGAAAATGCTGGAAGAACGAGAAGAAGAGATGATTGGAATACGCCGTTATTTACACCAGAATCCTGAGCTTTCATTTAAAGAGGAAAAAACGGCAGCCTATATCGCTGATTTTTACAGAGGGAAAGATGTTGATCTGATAACAAATGCAGGGAATGGATATGGCATTGTTGTCACTATTGAGGGTGGAAAGCCGGGAAAAACCGTGGCACTTCGTGCTGATTTTGATGCGCTTCCTATTAAAGAAGAGCTGGATGTTCCGTTTAAATCAAAAAAGGAAGGTATCATGCATGCTTGCGGCCATGATGCACATACAGCATACCTTATGGTTTTGGCTGACTGTTTGATCCAATTAAAAGATAAGATCCATGGCACCATCAAAATAATCCATCAGCATGCCGAAGAAGAGCCTCCGGGCGGAGCAAAAAGCATCGTTGAAGAAGGATTTCTCGATGATGTCCATGCCATTTTTGGCATACATGTTTTGCCAATCGCCCCTGCTGGAACTGTTGGCTATCACAGCGGATATTCCTTTAATGGCCGCGCCTATTTTAAACTTAGAGTGCAAGCAAGCGGCGGACACGGTTCTTCTCCGCATAAGGCCAACGATGCTATTGTTGCAGGCGCCTATTTTGTAACAGCTATCCAAACAGTTGTAAGCCGCAGAGTGGATCCATTTCATGCTGGTGTAGTGACAATTGGTTCATTTGACGGTAAAGGGAGTTTTAATGTGATCAAGGATCATATCGAAATTGAGGGGGATGTACGCTATTCAAATGATGAAACAAAGGATGTGATGAATAGAGAAATTCACCGCATTGTCAACGGTCTTGAGGAGTTATTTGGTGTAAGCTGTGAGCTGACATATGAACCCGACTATCCGCCGCTGTATAATGATCCTGAATTGACGAGGTTTGTTGCAGGTACGCTGGCATCAGCCGGGGATAAAGACATTATGGAGGTAAAAGAATTTCCTAAAATGGCACCATCGGACGATTTTTCGTATTATTTGGAGAAGGTCCCTGGCTGTTATTTTTATATTGGGTGCACGCCAAAGGGGACAGAAGAACCTTATTTCAATCATCACCCTAAATTTGATATAGATGAAGGTTCGTTGCTTGTTGCCGCAAAATCAGTGGGATATGTTGTTTGCAATTATTTCAAGTTTAACGAAACGAAAAGCTCACGCTGA